The Mangifera indica cultivar Alphonso chromosome 19, CATAS_Mindica_2.1, whole genome shotgun sequence nucleotide sequence GAGTATAACAAGCTATGCCATGCAGTATGCAGTAATCAGTTTACTTGATGAGTAATTTGACGTGTAAACAGTAAAACTAACGGGTATAAATTGAGGGTGTAAATGAGCTGAGTAATACTTGGCTCAAGCTCCCTCGATGACATAtatgagctcgagtttgagttcgTTGAACTTGTAAGATCTCAGCTCTAGCCAGAACCTTAGGCTGACTTAGGCttgattcaaaaaattacatttaacctttaatttgaaaaaaaaaaattaagcttcATAAGATTTTCCAAGTGTAAATGCAAGATTTGAAACTTTTACTCAATTCGAGAGCTTGCGAATTCACCAAACCAACCAACATCAAGCTCAAGCTCGGATCAAaagccaaactcaagtttgacttatttgcaacgttaatacaaataaatatattaacatgtcttcatgtaattgagtggtataattgtttatttaaactctaattcaaaatcattcaatcatatgataacacgtcaatttatttgtatttattaattcttaTTGTTTGTATATGAAGTATTATTATTAGATGAAATATTCTAATCTAGACTTAACTGGTAAAGTAAATGAACAGTTTGATGGTTAATAAACAACACCAAATAAAGAATTcttgaatattgaaattttctttcaaaatgtgCTAATCCTAAGCAGAAGTTGTTGTATGAAAGTACCTTTTGGAGAACACCAACCGCTGCTTGTAAGGGGGTTAAGTCCTCGTATGGAAGCTGTcaagtgagaaaaaattaattaacataaaaagttCGCTTCTAGTAAAATTCTCAGCATTTCTGGCAAAAAGGTTTCAATAAAGTGTTACCTTTCCTGTCAGAAGCTCCCATAGCACAACTCCGAAGCTATAAACATCAGCTTTGTGATCATATGGTTTATGTTCAATTACCTTTCAAGCATCAACACCAAATAAGCACATAAAAGAAATACTTTTGGGATGGTCATCAATAAGTCCATTTGATTCATATCCATCAGTCAGTTTGATCTGAATAAATATAGCACATAATTATGGTGCATAGTATTGAAAATTTCCAAACAACCCACCTCCAAGATATTTTCCagcatatataataaatatacataagattaaaaaatgaaaacccaTAATTTCTATTCGCAGAAAAGTTAAGTGTAACAATTCAGTTCAACAATCCAGCCCACCTCCAAGTCACAGTTTTGATTTtgggttttgcaacccaaaatgcGTCTTAACAATTTAGGTCGTGGGATTTGCTTAAAGGTGTTACAAAAAGTAAATCAAatggtaaatataaataaaaactgcataataccaACCTCTGGTGCCATCCAGCGATATGTTCCAGTCTCTGCAGTCATCACTCCAGACTGAACTTGAACTCTAGCAACACCAAAATCAGCAACTTTGACAACCtacgaattttttttttaatactaagaAGGAATGTAATTCCAAAGCAGTGGCAAATTTCAGTATAGTCTTCTGAGAAGATGATATAGATCTGATCAACAAGCAATATGAAACATAAAGACGAAAGTAATGCCagcaaaataaccaaaatagTGCTAACATTATTAGgaaaataagggtaaaacacAATCACAATGCTAAGCCTTacaaagattatcaaaataagatGGCACTGTTATGTAATGTCTTAAGCAAATCAGGAAGTCCTCAATGGAGGCCATGGTGAAACTAATTCAGGGAGCCAAGACTCTGCACACCTCTCATAAGCAAATCAGAAAGTCTTCATTCCTTCAACAAACTccacaatgaaatatatttggAAGTGGACCAAGAATCAGCACACTTGTCTGTCTATCACTCACCAAAACCTCATGGTGTGAAGTTCTGGCTCACATTCAAGACCTCCAAGGCCATTGGCCAGAAAAACTAACCACAACTAGCAAGTTATAATAAGGTGCAAGAATGCCCAGCTCTTGAAATTGCATTACTCCCTTCAAAAATCAATCAGTGATTTGCTTCCCCATCTTCATACACATTGGGTAGATGAATGTAGTACTCATAAAGATAAAGCAAATATTTCAAAGTAAATAGTATAGGCAGGAGAATCTCTTACTCCATGTTCATCCATCAGAAGATTGGCAGCTTTAAGGTCCCTATGAATTATATTGTTTTGGTGCAAATAATTCATTCCCATGGAAACATCAATTCCAATTCTGAGCAAGGATGGAAGCTTAAAACCGCCCTTTTGTTTTTGCAGAAGGTCATACATGCTTCCACCAGACATGAATTCTAAGAAAGGAATGTACacagagaaaaatgaaataacttaAAATAACATTGACAATCATATAACCagattacaaaattttaagcaCTTCAAAGATGACTATGATGCTCAAATACATGTTAGTCATCTAAATATACCTGTAACAATGCACATTCTTGGAGGTCTGGTGCATGCACCAATGAATTGAACAACATTTTTGTGTCGAAGCTTCCTACATATTTCAAAGCAAGAGTTTAAAGAGGGAACATAAACAAATTTTCTGATAGCAGGATGCAGACAGTAGCATACTCTTtccattatcattttactattaaaaaaaaaaaagtttaaacaactagaaaaagaatgactttatttttaacttctgaatatttaaatctcATTTACTATTTATCTTAATATATGTTTTCTCCACATTGACAATCTTAGTGTAAATCAGCCGAAttagagaatttatttattatccacAACATCCAATTATTGCTGcatatcaagaaaaataaaatgataaagagGAAACATCATATCTCATCCAGTAGTTCAACACGTCCCCATCTTAATGGATAGAAATATGGACAACTAaacttacaaataaataattgcaAGTATCCTATAGCACACATAATTACAGTGGTAAAACCATACGTGTCCAGGCAATACGAAAAGGCTTTCACCTGGACAACCATTACCTAACTGAAGACATAGGGATACATCTGCATAACCATGAAAAGATTCAAGGACATATCAAGTAAAATGGATATATGAGCATTAGTAGATTATAAACGCATGTTCATCATAGTCACAAGCAATCAGCATTTGTCCAGAAAAAAGTAtcaatatgtgtgtgtgtgtgtgtgtgcgcccGCGCGCGTATGTGTgagtgggaaaaaaaaaaggagctaaggaaaagaaaaaagaagagaccAGCACCAATGacagaaaatttaatttaacaaacctCATAATATAGACTTCTTGAGCAAATTCCCTCtgcatattttcttttagatgCTCTGCTGTAAGAACTTTAATAGCCACATCTTGGCTATAGAATGTACCTTTATACCTGCATCAGTCAAAAGCATACTATTAAGCTGTTACTCACAAACAGAAAAACTCTGATAGATGataaaaactcacaaatcacCATAGGCTCcagatgaaattttatattcatatttcaaAAGGCTCGCATCAATTTCCGAAACATCAATTCTTGGTAAATTCACATGGTAGATTCTGGTTTGTTCTTGCTTCTGTACAGCACTCCAATAGTCAAATTTACATAAATgctaaaagaatgaaaaaaattgaatgcatCAAACAGTTTATGCAGATTTAAACGAATGAATGAAATTTCTTCTACCACTTTCTCAGAAATTCTCTCTCAGAAAAATTGAAATCACTAAAATCAGTCAAAACTGAGTGGAAGAATATGATAAGATAGCAAATAAGAAACTTCAGAAGTTTCTATAAAATGACCAAATGAATGATTTGCTCTGGGCAATAATAAGCAAGTGaaactgaattttaaataaaattccgCCAGCAAAAAAAACTCAGAACTGAAAAACGTtataaaattaagcaaaaaataaaaaaagtctttCCCACACCACAATCAAAGAAAATGAGAGGATATAATCACAATTATAATTGGAAAAGACAAGCACTATGTAAAGGGACTACCTCAACCTTTGGTATTTCTTTTACCAGAAATTTTCTCAACTGCTCAGCATCCTATATATGAAGGTAAAGGTCAACTGAAGGAGGTGAGAACAAATTCATAAATGCATATTGCTTTCTTAAATAAACAAGAGAACTGAAAAACCAGTAATTTGAAACGCTACATCAAGAATAATCAGTAATCAACTTTCTTGCGGTATAAAGAAGATGATTACTTTAGCtagattattataaattatatttgtacaaAAGGAACGTTCTCCAAGGACTAATCATTTGTTCTGATAATAATTATTactaataaagaaataaaatacctCAAGTGACCAACCATCCACAACAAACACATCCAAGGAGTAGCCATCTATAGTGGAGAATGCATGTGCTTCTTGAATGTTCAACCCAATATCGGACAGTAAAGAAGTCAGCTGACAGTAgaatagagaattttaacagcaaaatgagaaaaattactTAAGAGAAGTAGAATTATATCAGGTTGACTAAACCATCAAAGCCACCTgccaaataattaatttgaatgataGGATGCAAAAAAGACATGTTTTTAGGGGGTAGGTGGGATGACAGCAAACCAGCTAAATCCAAAGATGCACATTTGGGAGAAATACAACAAGATGATGTCCATAAATGATAAGAAAAGCCAGCAAGAAGTAAACAAATGACATCAGCTACCTGACTGAGAAGTTTTGGCTTATCATTTGTTGATATTGTAATTTCATGCATTAGCCTACAAAATTGTGAACGTATTGAAATGTTAttctacaaaattttaaagtttctagcaattgataaaaaaatgtcGAATTCAGGGAAGGGCATCTAAGAACCATCTACCAAGAGTTTAATCGATAGGAATTCATGCTAACATCATTATCTTGAACATCTGatctatttgatatatttacaAGCTCTGGATCTGGAGTTGAACCGAAGGCAGGAGGTGGATGCATGCTGAAAACAGAGAAGAGAGACGCAAAATGTAGATAgataaaatcatgaaattagacaactttaactaaataataaagaaCATTACATGCCTCTGGTTGTTCCAAAACCCAGAATATACAGTATCTACTTTTCTCGGAGTGTTTGAATGAACCCACTCACTGAAATGACTTGAAGAAGCGGAATGCATCTGCACAAGAGAAagatagtcaaaatgtgagCTAAGAGTGACATAATTCACATTAACACTGACAAAGGTGCTAGCAAATTGTAATAAAACATCCATACGAGTTTAATGAAGgcaagaaaaattttattagcaTGTATGTATACCTGCACAAGCCGGACATCAATGGCAGGTCTAGTTGCAGGGTCTTGTGCCATATGCAGTAATCTTTTGTGCATCAGAACATTTTCTGCCCTCCCGACATTCACGTCCAGGGCATACCTTCATAATCAAGGCAAAGCAAATTAAATCATAGCGATCAAAATTTGTTAgttcaagaaattttctaaatgGTCCAAATAAAATGTCCTTTTTCTTTCCCCTAACAGAATTCAAAGAATAAGTTCAATGATCAAGCCGAACTGCTACTGTTGCAATGAAAATGAGCCATCGTAATCACCACCGTCCATTCCTTCActgtaattgtaattttctcACAAAAAATAAgcagaagaaaaacaaaaatcaatgtCGAGCTGGGTTTGGACTACCTTTTCGGGAGTCGGTGAAAATGAGTCCACAGTTCTTCTTCAAAGCCAGGCTTTCTGGTCTCTTGTTCATTTGTTTCTTTCAATCTACAAAGAACCTCCTGATAAACTTCAACTTTGTTCCGTGTCTGCAGCTTTCTACTTTGACTCGGTGCAAAATCTACAGCTCTACTGCTGCAACTCTCCGTATCTGCCATCTCATCAGTCATCACTATAAAAACCACAGGAAATGAACAGTAATAAATAATTCTTCGAAGCTCTAGTGCTGCTGATGATCAAAGGCTTGTCGTGAGCCTTCTGCAAGTTTCTGGCTTCTCTCCTGCCATGGCTTCTTCTTTAAATCTtctatttctcaacttcaattaatgttttattataatatcttcttaaatattattgtctACTGTTAAGATAAGATGCAATCCCATTTAGATATACTTTCCGTTATATAATTGAGTTTTCAGGCACAATCAATTTAACCAATTTTCTAGTTTAAagttaatataatcatttatgttTAGGAGTTCACAATGACAAGAAgtctgatgatgatgatgatgatcacaACCTTTTCTCCCACCATCGCTTCTTCTTTGAATCTTCTCATTCTCTACttcaattacttttttttacaactaaaatattgacgaaaatcaatataatcagATATCTTCACAACTAAAAAGTTCACAATAGCAAAGAATCCATGAAAATAAAAGTCTAAGCGGGCACAATAAAAAATGTCTTGTAAGAAAATCCTGATGCCTTGGATCTGTTGGGGTAAATTGATGTATAAAGTTCCAAGTAAAGCCTTCTGCAATTTCTAAATATGTAAAGAGTTTACACTCAATTTAGCCAGTTTTCTATCTCAGGATTTAgagttcaaaatcaaataatcatttATGTCTTCACAGCTAAACAGTTCACAATAACAAAGAATCCACGAAAATAGAAGCCTAAGTAAGCTGGTGCACtacaaaattattgttcaacTGATAACATATATAGCAAAAAAATGTCTGGTAAGGAAATCCTGACGCCTTGGACCTGCCGGGGTAAATCAAGTTCCAGGTAAAgtttttttgcaatttttagACATGATTTATGGAGgttatatgtttaattagtttaatacaCTTAAATTGAATAAAGATGGATATTGACTTCACAACCTTCTACCACTAAGTTTCTTAAGGGCAtgcctaaaaataaaaatagggaTGAATTTAGAATTGGATCTGAATATCAAATGTATAATTTGATCGGCTTGAATTTGAACTTGTGAATGATGAATAGTAATAttggaaaaggagaaaaatgtcATATTAGAAGGAAAAAAGCTTTTACTAACCTTGAACGAGTTAAGTTTAAACTGGCGAAAtacaaattgttttaatttaaggtcaatttattcaacttaataataatgaattgaGCCCAAACCACTCCGCCACTACTtaaacatatatgtatacaagtaTTGATAAATAACATCATGTCTTTCATTAGTAGTTATAAATAGTGATATATTTGAATCGAgctcaaacaaaaatcaattgaaaattgagtttgacttatttgattGACAATAAATTCATTGAAAAGGAAGAAGTGTAGTCACAAATTAGAAAAATCATtagaggatataaaaaaaaaccatttgaGAAAATCAATATACCAACAATATTATAATGACTCGATTGAGTCAAACTAGAGTTACCTTCGCTCGAATTTGGATCATTCACTCTAAAACTAATTTTAAGGCTGAGTAAATTTGGATAGCATCCAGCTTTAACCGTAGCCATTCAACCACCCCTTTATTCAGGTGAAGGGGCGACCGTTGTGGTGGGGTGGCATTTTGTTCTTTGCTGGCTGCTGGGTACAGTATTTggattaatattttgataagtGACATTTTATAATTGGATAAGATATGATGAAGGTTTGGGAAGGTGAAAATGTTTCAACTTACAGGGGCACGGGCACATGCCCCCACTTTCCAAAGGAATCGCACTTGGAGTTCGAGTTGGGCCATCATCTACGTAGAATAGATAAAATATCGAACGTTGCAATTCCAAATTTCAACACCCATATCATTCACAGTCACTACGGCCTCAGCCTCACTACTTTGTGTCATTTTTATATTGATACTTTAGAATAATATATGTAGGATAAGGCACGCACCTTTGACTTGGTGAAAC carries:
- the LOC123203777 gene encoding serine/threonine-protein kinase STY46-like isoform X1, which produces MTDEMADTESCSSRAVDFAPSQSRKLQTRNKVEVYQEVLCRLKETNEQETRKPGFEEELWTHFHRLPKRYALDVNVGRAENVLMHKRLLHMAQDPATRPAIDVRLVQMHSASSSHFSEWVHSNTPRKVDTVYSGFWNNQSMHPPPAFGSTPDPELVNISNRSDVQDNDVSMNSYRLNSWLMHEITISTNDKPKLLSQLTSLLSDIGLNIQEAHAFSTIDGYSLDVFVVDGWSLEDAEQLRKFLVKEIPKVEKQEQTRIYHVNLPRIDVSEIDASLLKYEYKISSGAYGDLYKGTFYSQDVAIKVLTAEHLKENMQREFAQEVYIMRKLRHKNVVQFIGACTRPPRMCIVTEFMSGGSMYDLLQKQKGGFKLPSLLRIGIDVSMGMNYLHQNNIIHRDLKAANLLMDEHGVVKVADFGVARVQVQSGVMTAETGTYRWMAPEVIEHKPYDHKADVYSFGVVLWELLTGKLPYEDLTPLQAAVGVLQKGLRPPIPRHAHPKFVELLEKCWQQDPSSRPEFSEIIEYLQYLARSRLQKKKKGLADEKVMGKSCKSV
- the LOC123203777 gene encoding serine/threonine-protein kinase STY46-like isoform X3; translated protein: MTDEMADTESCSSRAVDFAPSQSRKLQTRNKVEVYQEVLCRLKETNEQETRKPGFEEELWTHFHRLPKRYALDVNVGRAENVLMHKRLLHMAQDPATRPAIDVRLVQMHSASSSHFSEWVHSNTPRKVDTVYSGFWNNQSMHPPPAFGSTPDPELVNISNRSDVQDNDVSMNSYRLNSWLMHEITISTNDKPKLLSQLTSLLSDIGLNIQEAHAFSTIDGYSLDVFVVDGWSLEDAEQLRKFLVKEIPKKQEQTRIYHVNLPRIDVSEIDASLLKYEYKISSGAYGDLYKGTFYSQDVAIKVLTAEHLKENMQREFAQEVYIMRKLRHKNVVQFIGACTRPPRMCIVTEFMSGGSMYDLLQKQKGGFKLPSLLRIGIDVSMGMNYLHQNNIIHRDLKAANLLMDEHGVVKVADFGVARVQVQSGVMTAETGTYRWMAPEVIEHKPYDHKADVYSFGVVLWELLTGKLPYEDLTPLQAAVGVLQKGLRPPIPRHAHPKFVELLEKCWQQDPSSRPEFSEIIEYLQYLARSRLQKKKKGLADEKVMGKSCKSV
- the LOC123203777 gene encoding serine/threonine-protein kinase STY46-like isoform X2 produces the protein MTDEMADTESCSSRAVDFAPSQSRKLQTRNKVEVYQEVLCRLKETNEQETRKPGFEEELWTHFHRLPKRYALDVNVGRAENVLMHKRLLHMAQDPATRPAIDVRLVQMHSASSSHFSEWVHSNTPRKVDTVYSGFWNNQSMHPPPAFGSTPDPELVNISNRSDVQDNDVSMNSYRLNSWLMHEITISTNDKPKLLSQLTSLLSDIGLNIQEAHAFSTIDGYSLDVFVVDGWSLEDAEQLRKFLVKEIPKVEKQEQTRIYHVNLPRIDVSEIDASLLKYEYKISSGAYGDLYKGTFYSQDVAIKVLTAEHLKENMQREFAQEVYIMRKLRHKNVVQFIGACTRPPRMCIVTEFMSGGSMYDLLQKQKGGFKLPSLLRIGIDVSMGMNYLHQNNIIHRDLKAANLLMDEHGVVKVADFGVARVQVQSGVMTAETGTYRWMAPEVIEHKPYDHKADVYSFGVVLWELLTGKLPYEDLTPLQAAVGVLQKGLRPPIPRHAHPKFVELLEKCWQQDPSSRPEFSEIIEYLQYLARRLQKKKKGLADEKVMGKSCKSV